The following are from one region of the Candidatus Bathyarchaeota archaeon genome:
- a CDS encoding M6 family metalloprotease domain-containing protein — MADTKRLNEKILKRLNGIKQRCETIMMSEWRKNYSKYMIIATIVVQCIFINLSLKGPITVRCSENQIETTGPQSTIVILVEFKDLIHRKSKEDLKMTIFERLNDYLKETSFESAWLTGNVTDWTRLQHEVSEYGRDFGPFIDVEARRLVLDSIHAVDSYVNFRDYRHIIIVHAGRGQETTGNLSDIWSCYRKLNPPAYADELIINNVIIAPEIQAGDIDPFGVYAHEFMHSLGLPDLYPGSDKIKSRYLGPWDVMDSGLRNGLPSGSKPSHPSAWSKITLGWPIKTTIIFQGSREKIVMYPLEVSTANIQAVILPITQGKYYLIETRIQYGFDSGLPNSGVLITIVDEGLSPGNGMVKVINADPSKPNLENATFKDGHEYLDKTRLVKVSISKTGETYTLTIDRRIEE, encoded by the coding sequence ATGGCTGACACTAAAAGACTCAATGAAAAGATTTTGAAAAGGCTTAATGGAATAAAGCAAAGATGCGAGACAATAATGATGTCAGAATGGCGAAAAAACTATTCTAAGTACATGATCATAGCCACAATTGTAGTTCAATGCATCTTCATCAATCTGAGTCTTAAAGGTCCTATTACCGTTCGATGTTCTGAGAATCAGATTGAGACAACAGGTCCACAATCCACCATAGTAATACTTGTGGAATTCAAAGATCTAATTCATCGAAAGAGTAAAGAGGATCTCAAGATGACTATATTTGAGCGCCTGAACGATTATCTAAAGGAAACGTCTTTCGAATCTGCATGGCTTACAGGGAACGTAACCGACTGGACTAGGCTCCAACATGAAGTTTCAGAGTACGGACGCGATTTTGGGCCCTTCATAGATGTCGAAGCTAGGAGACTCGTCCTTGACAGCATACATGCTGTTGACTCATATGTAAACTTTAGAGATTACAGACATATAATAATCGTTCATGCAGGCAGGGGCCAAGAGACAACAGGGAATCTCAGCGACATATGGTCATGCTATCGAAAATTGAACCCCCCAGCATACGCTGACGAACTGATAATAAACAATGTAATCATAGCCCCAGAAATCCAGGCAGGTGACATAGACCCTTTTGGAGTATATGCCCACGAGTTTATGCATAGTCTAGGATTACCCGACCTGTATCCAGGCAGTGACAAAATCAAGAGTAGATACCTAGGACCTTGGGATGTTATGGATTCAGGTCTACGTAATGGCTTACCAAGTGGATCAAAACCTTCACACCCATCTGCGTGGAGTAAAATAACCTTAGGGTGGCCAATAAAAACAACTATAATATTTCAAGGTTCAAGAGAGAAGATAGTCATGTATCCTCTGGAAGTATCTACAGCAAATATCCAAGCAGTAATCCTGCCAATTACCCAAGGAAAATACTATCTAATAGAGACTAGAATTCAATACGGATTTGACAGCGGTTTACCGAACAGCGGAGTCTTGATCACGATTGTAGACGAGGGATTATCCCCTGGCAATGGTATGGTTAAAGTGATCAACGCAGACCCTTCAAAACCCAACTTAGAGAATGCGACCTTCAAGGATGGGCATGAATACTTGGATAAGACAAGACTTGTAAAAGTGTCGATATCGAAAACTGGAGAAACATATACACTTACTATTGACAGGAGGATTGAAGAGTGA